TACGATACCGAAGATTTGCCGAAGAGTCAACTCTTTCGTCCAGAGGAATCGTCAGGGTGAGCCGGCCGCGCTCCGGGGCCGGCCCCCCGCGACGACCGCGATGAATCCCACGAAGCGGCCGGTTTCCATGGCGATCCCCTCCGCGGGCGCCACCAGGGCCTGCACGGCGCCCCCATCCAGGAACAGCGCGTCCGTGCACCCCAGCCGGTCCCTGAACAATGCGGCGAGATCGTTGAGCGACACCGGATCACGCGACACGGCGATGAACACGCGACGGGGAGACGCGACGCAGATCGCCGTGCGCCGCAGCGGCGTGTTGGAGAACCGCGACACGGGCTGCCCGCTTTCCAGCAGCCGCGGCCCCGACTGCGTCGCCTCGCGCATCCGCGGAACCAGCGCCGCCGCCGCCCCGCGCCGTACGAGGCGCGCCGTGCCGTCGTTCATCACCGCGAAGACGCCGTTCGGCCGCGGGCGGAAGAAGTTGCCCGACGTGCTGTCCGTCGTGTTGAGCGGGACGAGCGTCCGGCCGCGCTCCACGTGCAGCCCCTTGGGCGCGTCCTGCGGCGTGTAGATGCCGGAGTTCACGACCGCGATGACCCGCTCGCCCGCGGCGGATAGCGAATCGGCGAGCACCGACGCGCGGCGGTACGGCTC
This Longimicrobium sp. DNA region includes the following protein-coding sequences:
- a CDS encoding phosphodiester glycosidase family protein, with the translated sequence MPRSSTRISILALTLALGSCRASPPERAEAATPADTSPSFAAEPSTAPAPPIETDSGGVQEMAFRGARYYVVPVDLDRARIQMHWEDVNGEPYRRASVLADSLSAAGERVIAVVNSGIYTPQDAPKGLHVERGRTLVPLNTTDSTSGNFFRPRPNGVFAVMNDGTARLVRRGAAAALVPRMREATQSGPRLLESGQPVSRFSNTPLRRTAICVASPRRVFIAVSRDPVSLNDLAALFRDRLGCTDALFLDGGAVQALVAPAEGIAMETGRFVGFIAVVAGGRPRSAAGSP